From a single Entelurus aequoreus isolate RoL-2023_Sb linkage group LG12, RoL_Eaeq_v1.1, whole genome shotgun sequence genomic region:
- the fgf23 gene encoding fibroblast growth factor 23 isoform X2 → MEEHRTPAAWTSTLAPWMLVSLALVQVAAPNPSPLAGSNWGSPRRYVHLQTSTELSNFYLEIKLDGTVRKTPSRGPYSVVTLKADTRERLAILGVKSSRYLCMDLDGTPFTSSVCLRDDCLFDHKLLENNRDVFYSSRTGILFNLEGSRQVFSAGLNLPQTSLFLPKKSTVPLERLLLHREKRNRLPDVVEASDSRAEPELEQEAEVGDEGRNASWEILPDPPAPHDPWSVHSANPASPRSTGTVG, encoded by the exons ATGGAGGAGCACAGGACACCAGCAGCGTGGACGAGCACACTCGCCCCGTGGATGCTGGTCTCGCTGGCCCTGGTGCAGGTCGCGGCCCCCAACCCGTCCCCCCTGGCGGGCTCCAACTGGGGCAGCCCGCGCAGGTACGTCCACCTGCAGACCTCCACGGAGCTCAGCAACTTCTACTTGGAGATCAAACTGGACGGAACCGTGCGAAAGACCCCCAGCAGGGGTCCCTACA GCGTCGTCACGCTGAAGGCCGATACCAGGGAGCGTCTCGCCATCCTGGGCGTCAAGAGCAGCCGATATCTTTGCATGGACTTGGATGGAACACCTTTCACCTCA TCGGTGTGTCTCCGTGACGACTGTCTGTTTGACCACAAACTGCTGGAGAACAACCGGGACGTGTTCTACTCCAGTCGGACCGGCATCTTGTTCAACCTGGAAGGTTCCCGCCAGGTGTTCTCTGCGGGCCTCAACCTGCCGCAGACTTCGCTCTTCCTGCCCAAGAAGAGCACCGTGCCTCTGGAGCGCCTCCTGCTGCACAGGGAGAAGAGGAACCGCCTGCCGGACGTGGTCGAGGCCTCGGACTCCAGGGCCGAGCCGGAGCTAGAGCAAGAGGCGGAGGTCGGGGATGAAGGGAGGAACGCGTCCTGGGAGATCCTTCCAGACCCGCCGGCGCCACACGACCCGTGGAGCGTTCACTCGGCTAACCCCGCCAGCCCCAGGAGCACCGGAACCGTGGGATGA
- the fgf23 gene encoding fibroblast growth factor 23 isoform X1 has product MEEHRTPAAWTSTLAPWMLVSLALVQVAAPNPSPLAGSNWGSPRRYVHLQTSTELSNFYLEIKLDGTVRKTPSRGPYSTWAFTHARFTHLSCVHTVACWVFAGVVTLKADTRERLAILGVKSSRYLCMDLDGTPFTSSVCLRDDCLFDHKLLENNRDVFYSSRTGILFNLEGSRQVFSAGLNLPQTSLFLPKKSTVPLERLLLHREKRNRLPDVVEASDSRAEPELEQEAEVGDEGRNASWEILPDPPAPHDPWSVHSANPASPRSTGTVG; this is encoded by the exons ATGGAGGAGCACAGGACACCAGCAGCGTGGACGAGCACACTCGCCCCGTGGATGCTGGTCTCGCTGGCCCTGGTGCAGGTCGCGGCCCCCAACCCGTCCCCCCTGGCGGGCTCCAACTGGGGCAGCCCGCGCAGGTACGTCCACCTGCAGACCTCCACGGAGCTCAGCAACTTCTACTTGGAGATCAAACTGGACGGAACCGTGCGAAAGACCCCCAGCAGGGGTCCCTACAGTACGTGGGCATTCACGCACGCACGATTCACTCATCTTTCATGTGTTCACACTGTTGCATGCTGGGTGTTCGCAGGCGTCGTCACGCTGAAGGCCGATACCAGGGAGCGTCTCGCCATCCTGGGCGTCAAGAGCAGCCGATATCTTTGCATGGACTTGGATGGAACACCTTTCACCTCA TCGGTGTGTCTCCGTGACGACTGTCTGTTTGACCACAAACTGCTGGAGAACAACCGGGACGTGTTCTACTCCAGTCGGACCGGCATCTTGTTCAACCTGGAAGGTTCCCGCCAGGTGTTCTCTGCGGGCCTCAACCTGCCGCAGACTTCGCTCTTCCTGCCCAAGAAGAGCACCGTGCCTCTGGAGCGCCTCCTGCTGCACAGGGAGAAGAGGAACCGCCTGCCGGACGTGGTCGAGGCCTCGGACTCCAGGGCCGAGCCGGAGCTAGAGCAAGAGGCGGAGGTCGGGGATGAAGGGAGGAACGCGTCCTGGGAGATCCTTCCAGACCCGCCGGCGCCACACGACCCGTGGAGCGTTCACTCGGCTAACCCCGCCAGCCCCAGGAGCACCGGAACCGTGGGATGA
- the LOC133661522 gene encoding fibroblast growth factor 6-like isoform X2, whose protein sequence is MTSGARTLPATLLLWTCLWGVVAPSRTNGTDLERRWETLFSRSYLGLPGGRAQLSWQSDYLQGIKRVRRLYCNVGIGFHLQVLPDGSIGGAHLEDPYSLIQISSVDRGVVSLLGVKTELFVAMSRRGRLYGTRLFGAECKFKETLLANNYNAYESFVYKGFYMALSRHGRPRRGDKATTASTATHFLPRL, encoded by the exons ATGACGAGCGGGGCCAGGACGCTGCCGGCCACGCTTCTTCTCTGGACATGTCTCTGGGGGGTAGTCGCCCCGAGCAGGACTAATGGCACCGACTTGGAGCGGCGCTGGGAGACCTTGTTCTCCCGCTCCTACCTCGGCCTACCTGGAGGGCGGGCGCAGCTGAGCTGGCAGAGCGACTACCTGCAGGGCATCAAGCGGGTGCGCCGCCTCTACTGCAACGTGGGCATCGGCTTCCACCTGCAGGTGCTGCCGGACGGAAGCATCGGCGGCGCGCACCTGGAGGACCCGTACA GTCTCATCCAGATCTCCAGCGTGGACCGAGGAGTGGTCAGCTTGTTGGGCGTGAAGACAGAACTCTTTGTGGCCATGAGCCGCAGGGGGAGGCTCTATGGGACG AGGCTCTTTGGCGCTGAGTGCAAGTTCAAAGAGACGCTGTTGGCCAACAACTACAACGCCTACGAGTCGTTTGTTTACAAGGGCTTCTACATGGCCCTCAGCAGGCACGGCCGGCCGCGGCGAGGCGACAAGGCCACCACCGCCTCCACCGCCACGCACTTCCTCCCTCGGCTGTGA